The Sander vitreus isolate 19-12246 chromosome 5, sanVit1, whole genome shotgun sequence genome includes a region encoding these proteins:
- the cabp1a gene encoding calcium-binding protein 1a isoform X3, with the protein MSSSFPKSESTTSLLKSSSAARRPTHLHERPAETSRRSQHQHQHQHHHRPAALHSSSKAEESFWSAECDISARRPLCHPSLVGSPDSGSNDAATRGKCKSHAPHSQVPDPPEPNGEAGRGVRERCRSSTKPAHRHHHRRKHNREDRPPAAAGPPEPEHPRRCHTHTRPVPRVPSLSDSNDDRAPLCEPRDHKGLRLANSGGKVSSPSPSSCSPVPLSSRSSRRSRRSSAASSASEINLRTILNSLFGQDRELRPEEMDELRDAFKEFDKNKDGFISCKDLGNCMRTMGYMPTEMELIELSQQINMNLGGHVDFEDFVELMGPKLLAETADMIGIKELKDAFREFDTNGDGAISTSELRDAMRKLLGQQVGLNEVEDILRDVDLNGDGLVDFEEFVRMMSR; encoded by the exons ATGAGCTCCTCTTTTCCAAAATCTGAATCCACGACCTCTTTACTGAAATCCTCCTCTGCGGCGAGGAGACCGACACACCTCCATGAACGCCCAGCAGAAACAAGCCGGAGAAGTCAGCATCAGCACCAGCACCAGCATCACCACCGTCCCGCCGCactccacagcagcagcaaagcCGAGGAGTCCTTCTGGTCGGCCGAGTGCGACATCAGTGCCCGGAGACCCCTGTGCCATCCCTCCCTCGTCGGCAGCCCGGACAGCGGTAGTAATGATGCAGCCACTCGGGGCAAGTGTAAGTCACATGCCCCCCACAGCCAAGTTCCCGACCCGCCGGAGCCAAACGGCGAGGCGGGCCGAGGTGTGAGGGAGCGCTGCAGGTCATCCACCAAGCCCGCACACCGGCACCACCACCGCAGGAAGCACAACCGGGAGGACCGTCCGCCGGCAGCAGCAGGACCGCCTGAACCGGAGCATCCCCGCCGCTGTCACACGCACACCCGCCCGGTCCCCAGGGTGCCCTCTCTGTCGGACAGCAACGACGACAGGGCTCCTCTCTGTGAGCCGAGGGACCATAAAGGGCTCCGTTTGGCTAACAGCGGCGGTAAGGTCAGCAGTCCATCCCCGTCCTCCTGCTCCCCGGTCCCGCTGTCTAGTAGGTCGTCTCGCCGTTCCCGGAGATCCAGTGCTGCTTCTTCTGCATCCGAAATCAATTTACGCACCATCCTCAATTCACTGTTTGGGCAG GACAGAGAGCTGCGGCCAGAGGAAATGGATG AGTTGCGGGATGCTTTCAAAGAGTTTGACAAGAACAAGGACGGTTTCATCAGCTGTAAAGACCTAGGGAACTGTATGAGAACCATGGGATACATGCCCACTGAAATGGAGCTGATTGAACTGAGTCAACAGATAAACATGAACT TGGGAGGTCATGTTGATTTTGAGGACTTTGTAGAGCTGATGGGCCCAAAACTCCTCGCCGAAACTGCAGACATGATTGGCATAAAAGAGTTAAAAGACGCATTTAGAGAG TTTGACACTAATGGTGATGGGGCCATAAGCACATCTGAGCTCCGAGATGCAATGAGGAAGTTGTTGGGCCAACAG GTGGGTTTAAACGAAGTAGAAGATATCCTGAGGGATGTTGACCTGAATGGTGACGGGCTTGTTGACTTCGAAG AGTTTGTACGAATGATGTCTCGCTAA
- the mlec gene encoding malectin, with the protein MQRVTVQLVAGLIAAVLSLLAEQCWADGGGLSLAERVIWAVNSGGESHVDVHGIHFKKDPLEGKLGKASDYGMRLPILRSSPEDQILYQTERYNEDTFGYDVPIREEGDYILVMKYAEVYFAQSQQKVFDVRLNGHVVVKDLDIFERVGHSTAHDEIVPFSIRRGKLSVQGEVSTFNGKLTVEFVKGYYDNPKVCALYVMKGTLEDVPKLQPHPGLEKPEEEEEEEEDSEGGEEGGKKKVPAGSKNRVQSGPRTPNPYAADNSSLMFPILVAFGVFIPTLFCLCRL; encoded by the exons ATGCAGCGGGTCACGGTGCAGCTCGTGGCCGGTCTGATTGCAGCGGTACTTTCGCTGCTTGCAGAGCAGTGTTGGGCGGACGGCGGGGGCCTCAGCCTAGCGGAACGGGTTATCTGGGCTGTAAATTCCGGGGGTGAATCGCATGTAGACGTGCACGGTATTCACTTCAAAAAGGACCCATTGGAAGGGAAACTTGGCAAAG CATCTGATTACGGGATGCGTCTGCCAATACTGCGCTCCAGTCCAGAGGACCAGATTCTGTATCAGACAGAGCGTTACAATGAGGACACTTTTGGATATGATGTCCCCATTCGTGAGGAAGGAGACTATATACTAGTTATGAAGTATGCAGAAGTTTACTTCGCCCAGTCACAGCAAAAG GTGTTTGACGTCCGTCTAAATGGCCATGTGGTAGTGAAGGACCTGGATATCTTTGAGCGAGTGGGTCACAGTACCGCTCATGATGAGATAGTGCCCTTCTCTATTCGACGTGGCAAGCTCAGCGTGCAAGGAGAGGTGTCTACTTTCAACGGCAAGCTCACTGTGGAGTTTGTAAAG GGTTATTATGACAACCCCAAGGTCTGCGCTCTCTATGTAATGAAGGGGACATTAGAAG ATGTGCCAAAACTTCAGCCTCACCCTGGTTTGGAGAAGcccgaggaagaggaggaagaagaggaggatagTGAGGGAGGCGAGGAAGGTGGGAAGAAAAAGGTCCCCGCAGGTTCCAAGAACAGGGTCCAGTCAGGCCCCCGAACACCAAACCCATACGCAGCAGACAACAGCAGCCTAATGTTTCCCATCCTTGTGGCGTTCGGGGTGTTCATCCCCACACTGTTCTGCCTCTGTCGGCTGTGA
- the cabp1a gene encoding calcium-binding protein 1a isoform X2, whose product MGLAVSRVCTPLKIQTANLTEKRSSCSFLVPLFSFGMGNCLHWPLRTDRELRPEEMDELRDAFKEFDKNKDGFISCKDLGNCMRTMGYMPTEMELIELSQQINMNLGGHVDFEDFVELMGPKLLAETADMIGIKELKDAFREFDTNGDGAISTSELRDAMRKLLGQQVGLNEVEDILRDVDLNGDGLVDFEEFVRMMSR is encoded by the exons ATGGGTCTTGCTGTATCCAGAGTTTGCACTCCTCTTAAAATCCAAACTGCAAACTTAACGGAGAAAAGGTCCTCATGCTCCTTTTTAgtgcctcttttttcttttggtatGGGAAACTGCTTACACTGGCCTCTGAGAACG GACAGAGAGCTGCGGCCAGAGGAAATGGATG AGTTGCGGGATGCTTTCAAAGAGTTTGACAAGAACAAGGACGGTTTCATCAGCTGTAAAGACCTAGGGAACTGTATGAGAACCATGGGATACATGCCCACTGAAATGGAGCTGATTGAACTGAGTCAACAGATAAACATGAACT TGGGAGGTCATGTTGATTTTGAGGACTTTGTAGAGCTGATGGGCCCAAAACTCCTCGCCGAAACTGCAGACATGATTGGCATAAAAGAGTTAAAAGACGCATTTAGAGAG TTTGACACTAATGGTGATGGGGCCATAAGCACATCTGAGCTCCGAGATGCAATGAGGAAGTTGTTGGGCCAACAG GTGGGTTTAAACGAAGTAGAAGATATCCTGAGGGATGTTGACCTGAATGGTGACGGGCTTGTTGACTTCGAAG AGTTTGTACGAATGATGTCTCGCTAA
- the cabp1a gene encoding calcium-binding protein 1a isoform X1: protein MGLAVSRVCTPLKIQTANLTEKRSSCSFLVPLFSFGMGNCLHWPLRTMLQDAERRFRGVLSCEEMGQAGYLGPYQESIVSMTQNCVLVSNIRLQTCVFLSKGMATCRQADRELRPEEMDELRDAFKEFDKNKDGFISCKDLGNCMRTMGYMPTEMELIELSQQINMNLGGHVDFEDFVELMGPKLLAETADMIGIKELKDAFREFDTNGDGAISTSELRDAMRKLLGQQVGLNEVEDILRDVDLNGDGLVDFEEFVRMMSR, encoded by the exons ATGGGTCTTGCTGTATCCAGAGTTTGCACTCCTCTTAAAATCCAAACTGCAAACTTAACGGAGAAAAGGTCCTCATGCTCCTTTTTAgtgcctcttttttcttttggtatGGGAAACTGCTTACACTGGCCTCTGAGAACG ATGCTCCAGGATGCTGAGAGGAGATTCAGAGGGGTGCTGTCCTGTGAGGAGATGGGCCAGGCAGGGTATCTTGGGCCTTATCAGGAGTCCATTGTTTCCATGACACAAAACTGCGTACTCGTGAGCAACATACGGTTGCAAACCTGTGTCTTCCTGAGTAAAGGCATGGCCACGTGCAGGCAGGCT GACAGAGAGCTGCGGCCAGAGGAAATGGATG AGTTGCGGGATGCTTTCAAAGAGTTTGACAAGAACAAGGACGGTTTCATCAGCTGTAAAGACCTAGGGAACTGTATGAGAACCATGGGATACATGCCCACTGAAATGGAGCTGATTGAACTGAGTCAACAGATAAACATGAACT TGGGAGGTCATGTTGATTTTGAGGACTTTGTAGAGCTGATGGGCCCAAAACTCCTCGCCGAAACTGCAGACATGATTGGCATAAAAGAGTTAAAAGACGCATTTAGAGAG TTTGACACTAATGGTGATGGGGCCATAAGCACATCTGAGCTCCGAGATGCAATGAGGAAGTTGTTGGGCCAACAG GTGGGTTTAAACGAAGTAGAAGATATCCTGAGGGATGTTGACCTGAATGGTGACGGGCTTGTTGACTTCGAAG AGTTTGTACGAATGATGTCTCGCTAA